The Bacteroidota bacterium genome segment TATCCGTCGGGGCAACCTGCTGGACCACCTCTACGATCTCCTGCATCTCCAGCGATTTGCCGATGATATTGTATTCGTCCTGGAACGACTTTCTTTCCACGCTTTCGTCTCCGTCTCTCACGTTATCTCGCGACGATGATTGAATCCATGCCATACTTCAATTTCAGCTCCGCAATGAAATCCCGGGCGTCCTGCTCGGTTGAAAATCCCTCCACGGTGACGACATACAGTTTCTTATCGCCGCTTATTTTTTTCGTGATGACCGCACTTCTGTTGATCGATGAAAGGAAATCAACCTGTTTCTGGGCTTTTCTCCGGGTTGAATACGCCCCCGCTTGCACGGCGAACGTATGGGACACGATTGCGGCAGGCGTGACCGCCGTCGAATCCTGTGCGGGTTGTACAGCCGGCTGGGCAACAACAGCCGGTGTTTCGACCGGTTTTTGCGCGGTCGTATCCGGCGGTTTGACTTCCGGGGCAGGTTGCCGCTCGGCCGGCGCCGGCTTTTGTTCCTTTGCCCCTCCCGTAACATACAACGAATTGGGATACTGCTGTTTCAACTGCGCAAATTTTTGATCGGCAGTCTTGTACAGGCCGACCGAATAATAATATTGATAGACCTTATAGAGCGCGGCATCCGCCCACTCGCTTTGCGGGAACAGATCCACGATCGCCTGAAATTTTTTAACGGCCGTTTCGCCGTCAGTGGTCAAAATCGCATCAAGATATGCGACGCCGGCATCGTTCGGGTACTGCTTCTCGAGGCTGGGCAGCTCGATGCGCACGCGTTCGGCCTGGCCGCTGTAGATGAAGTCCAGCCGTTTGCGCACCTCCGTTCCGGGGAGCTGACCGAAGGCGGCCGCTGCGGCGAGAAAATTCAGCGCGAGATAGATGCTTCGAAAATTCTTCAGTGAGGGGGTCATAGGGGTTTGTGTTTATCAACTGTTCACTGCAATGCGGTAGTTGCCTGCCGATCCCGCTTTCGTTGAGATAGTACCAAACAATGTCGCCGAATTGCACCGGTCGACGGCAACA includes the following:
- a CDS encoding SPOR domain-containing protein, which translates into the protein MTPSLKNFRSIYLALNFLAAAAAFGQLPGTEVRKRLDFIYSGQAERVRIELPSLEKQYPNDAGVAYLDAILTTDGETAVKKFQAIVDLFPQSEWADAALYKVYQYYYSVGLYKTADQKFAQLKQQYPNSLYVTGGAKEQKPAPAERQPAPEVKPPDTTAQKPVETPAVVAQPAVQPAQDSTAVTPAAIVSHTFAVQAGAYSTRRKAQKQVDFLSSINRSAVITKKISGDKKLYVVTVEGFSTEQDARDFIAELKLKYGMDSIIVAR